In the Pseudomonas sp. DTU_2021_1001937_2_SI_NGA_ILE_001 genome, one interval contains:
- a CDS encoding PilZ domain-containing protein: MSLPINPGPRNGILSLTIKDKSVLYAAYMPFIKHGGLFIPTGKSYKLGDEVFMLLNLMDEPEKVPVAGRVIWITPKGAQGNRTAGVGVQFNDGDNTARNLIETHLAGALKADRPTHTM, from the coding sequence ATGAGCCTGCCGATCAACCCCGGCCCGCGTAACGGCATTCTGTCTCTGACCATCAAGGACAAGTCGGTGCTCTATGCCGCCTATATGCCGTTCATCAAGCATGGCGGCCTGTTCATCCCCACCGGCAAGAGCTACAAGCTGGGCGATGAAGTGTTCATGCTGCTTAACCTGATGGATGAGCCGGAGAAGGTGCCGGTGGCCGGGCGAGTTATCTGGATCACCCCCAAGGGCGCCCAGGGCAACCGTACCGCAGGCGTCGGCGTGCAGTTCAATGACGGTGACAATACCGCCCGCAACCTGATCGAAACCCACCTGGCTGGCGCCCTGAAGGCCGACCGTCCCACCCATACGATGTGA
- the mltG gene encoding endolytic transglycosylase MltG produces the protein MIRKLLVLLQVAVVVTVLGAGLALWKQNQALHQPLKVTEERLLDVPTGSTPSGVLNRLEADGVIQDAFLLRLYWRFNLAGQPLHSGEYRMTPGMTMQDLFGGWKRKEVVQYSLTLVEGWNFRQVRAALERQPKLEQTLAGLSDSELMARLGYPDVFPEGRFFPDTYRYVRGMTDAELLKQAYKRLDDVLEDEWRDRAPDLPYKDPYQALIMASLVEKETGVPQERGQIAGVFVRRLQRGMLLQTDPTVIYGMGERYNGKITRAHLKEATPYNTYVIAGLPPTPIAMAGREAIHAALHPVEGNSLYFVAKGDGSHVFSVDLDEHNAAVREYQLKRRADYRSSPAPQAPPAASSSTLSEPAEAPAAPGEEPAEQ, from the coding sequence GTGATTCGAAAATTATTGGTATTGCTGCAAGTCGCAGTGGTCGTGACCGTCCTGGGCGCAGGTCTTGCGCTGTGGAAGCAGAATCAGGCCCTGCACCAGCCGCTCAAGGTGACCGAAGAGCGCCTGCTCGACGTACCCACCGGCTCGACGCCGTCGGGCGTGCTCAACCGCCTGGAAGCCGACGGGGTGATCCAGGACGCCTTCCTGCTGCGCCTTTACTGGCGCTTCAACCTGGCTGGCCAGCCGCTGCACAGCGGCGAGTACCGCATGACGCCGGGCATGACCATGCAGGACCTGTTCGGGGGCTGGAAGCGCAAGGAAGTGGTGCAGTACAGCCTGACCCTGGTCGAAGGCTGGAATTTCCGTCAGGTGCGCGCCGCACTGGAACGCCAGCCCAAGCTGGAGCAGACTCTGGCAGGCCTCAGCGACAGCGAGCTGATGGCGCGCCTGGGCTACCCCGACGTCTTTCCCGAGGGGCGTTTTTTCCCCGACACTTATCGCTACGTGCGCGGCATGACCGATGCCGAGCTGCTCAAGCAGGCCTACAAGCGTCTGGATGACGTGCTCGAAGACGAATGGCGTGATCGTGCGCCAGACCTGCCTTACAAGGACCCTTATCAGGCGCTGATCATGGCCTCGCTGGTGGAAAAGGAAACCGGTGTGCCGCAAGAGCGCGGGCAGATCGCCGGGGTGTTCGTGCGGCGCCTGCAGCGCGGCATGCTGCTGCAGACCGACCCCACGGTGATCTACGGCATGGGTGAGCGCTACAACGGCAAGATCACCCGTGCCCACCTCAAGGAAGCCACGCCTTACAACACCTACGTGATTGCCGGCCTGCCGCCGACCCCGATCGCCATGGCCGGTCGCGAGGCGATTCATGCCGCATTGCATCCGGTAGAGGGCAACAGCCTGTATTTCGTCGCCAAGGGCGACGGCAGCCATGTGTTTTCCGTCGATCTGGATGAACACAATGCTGCGGTGCGCGAATACCAGCTCAAACGTCGCGCCGACTATCGTTCCAGCCCGGCGCCACAGGCGCCGCCAGCTGCATCGTCTTCCACCCTGTCCGAGCCCGCCGAGGCGCCCGCTGCGCCTGGCGAAGAGCCGGCCGAGCAATGA
- the fabF gene encoding beta-ketoacyl-ACP synthase II — protein sequence MSRRRVVVTGMGMISPLGNDVPSSWQGILAGQSGIGLIEHTDLSAFTTRFGGSIKGFDVSPYLAPKEARRLDLFIQYGLAASFQAVRNAGLEVTDANRERVGVAMGSGIGGLTNIEASSRLLHEQGPGRISPFFVPGSIINMISGFLSIHLGAQGPNYAISTACTTGTHCIGMAARNIAYGEADVMIAGGAEMAACGLGMGGFGAARALSTRNDEPARASRPWDKDRDGFVLSDGSGAMVLEELEHAKARGATILAELVGFGMSGDAFHMTSPPDNGAGAARCIVNALRDARIDPQQVQYINAHGTSTPAGDLAEAQAIKSVFGDHALKLAVSSTKSMTGHLLGAAGAVEAIFSVLALLDQVAPPTINLDEPGEGCDLDFVPHEARQMPIDVVLSNSFGFGGTNGSLVFRRFSE from the coding sequence GTGTCGCGTAGACGCGTCGTGGTCACCGGGATGGGAATGATATCGCCACTGGGCAATGATGTGCCCAGCAGTTGGCAAGGCATTCTGGCAGGGCAGAGTGGCATCGGTCTGATCGAGCACACCGACCTGTCGGCTTTCACCACTCGTTTCGGTGGTTCCATCAAAGGGTTCGATGTCAGCCCGTACCTGGCGCCCAAGGAGGCGCGGCGGCTCGACCTGTTCATTCAATACGGCCTGGCGGCCAGTTTCCAGGCGGTGCGCAATGCCGGACTGGAAGTCACCGACGCCAATCGTGAGCGTGTAGGTGTCGCCATGGGGTCGGGCATTGGTGGCCTGACCAACATCGAGGCCAGCAGCCGTCTGCTGCACGAGCAGGGGCCGGGGCGGATTTCGCCGTTCTTCGTGCCAGGCTCGATCATCAACATGATTTCCGGTTTCCTGTCCATCCACCTGGGTGCACAGGGGCCTAACTACGCCATTTCCACCGCCTGCACCACCGGTACCCACTGCATCGGCATGGCCGCGCGCAACATCGCCTATGGCGAGGCCGACGTGATGATCGCCGGTGGCGCCGAGATGGCCGCCTGCGGGCTGGGCATGGGCGGTTTCGGCGCAGCGCGCGCCTTGTCGACCCGCAATGATGAGCCGGCTCGCGCCAGCCGTCCGTGGGACAAGGACCGTGATGGCTTCGTGCTGTCCGACGGCTCCGGCGCCATGGTCCTGGAAGAACTCGAACACGCCAAGGCGCGTGGTGCGACCATCCTCGCCGAACTGGTGGGCTTCGGTATGAGCGGCGACGCCTTCCACATGACTTCGCCGCCGGACAACGGTGCCGGCGCTGCGCGCTGCATCGTCAATGCGCTGCGTGACGCACGCATCGACCCACAGCAGGTGCAGTACATCAACGCCCATGGCACATCGACCCCGGCCGGTGACCTGGCCGAAGCCCAGGCGATCAAGAGCGTGTTCGGCGATCATGCGCTGAAGCTGGCGGTCAGCTCCACCAAGTCGATGACCGGTCACCTGCTGGGTGCCGCCGGTGCGGTCGAGGCGATCTTCAGCGTGCTGGCCCTGCTCGACCAGGTGGCACCGCCGACCATCAACCTCGACGAACCTGGCGAAGGCTGCGACCTGGACTTCGTGCCGCACGAAGCCCGGCAGATGCCGATCGATGTCGTGCTGTCCAACTCCTTCGGGTTTGGCGGCACCAACGGCTCCCTGGTGTTCCGTCGGTTCAGCGAGTGA
- the tmk gene encoding dTMP kinase — MTGLFITLEGPEGAGKSTNRDYLAAQLREQGVDVLLTREPGGTPLAERIREILLAPSEESMSADAELLLVFAARAQHLAEVIRPALARGAVVLCDRFTDATYAYQGGGRGLSPERIAILEDFVQGALRPDLTLVFDLPVEVGLSRAAARGRLDRFEQEGRGFFEAVRNTYLARAHAEPARYRLVDAAQSLEQVQTALRALLPEMLERVRG; from the coding sequence GTGACTGGCCTGTTTATTACCCTGGAAGGCCCGGAAGGCGCCGGCAAGAGTACCAACCGCGACTACCTGGCCGCGCAGCTGCGCGAGCAGGGCGTTGATGTGCTGCTGACCCGCGAGCCCGGTGGTACGCCGCTGGCCGAGCGGATCCGCGAGATCCTCCTGGCGCCCAGTGAAGAAAGCATGAGTGCCGACGCTGAGCTGCTGCTGGTCTTCGCGGCCCGTGCCCAGCACCTGGCCGAGGTCATCCGCCCGGCCCTGGCGCGTGGTGCGGTGGTGCTGTGCGACCGCTTTACCGATGCCACTTATGCCTATCAGGGCGGTGGCCGTGGCCTTTCTCCCGAGCGCATCGCCATTCTCGAAGACTTCGTGCAGGGCGCGCTGCGTCCTGACCTGACCCTGGTGTTCGACCTGCCGGTCGAGGTCGGCCTGTCGCGCGCTGCAGCTCGCGGTCGATTGGACCGTTTCGAGCAGGAGGGGCGCGGTTTCTTCGAGGCGGTACGCAACACCTACCTGGCGCGCGCGCACGCTGAGCCGGCGCGCTACCGCCTGGTCGATGCTGCTCAGTCGCTGGAACAGGTGCAGACGGCCCTGCGCGCCTTGCTGCCCGAGATGCTGGAGCGCGTTCGTGGCTGA
- the fabG gene encoding 3-oxoacyl-ACP reductase FabG — MSLQGKVALVTGASRGIGQAIALELGRNGAVVVGTATSEAGAERITATLKENGVEGFGLALDVCKAESVDAVLATIAERVGAPLILVNNAGITRDNLMMRMKDDEWNDVIDTNLNSLYRLSKGVLRGMTKARWGRIINIGSVVGAMGNVGQVNYASAKAGLEGFSRALARELGSRAVTVNAVAPGFIDTDMTRELPETQREALLTQIPLGRLGQAQEIANVVAFLASEGAGYVTGATIPVNGGMYM, encoded by the coding sequence ATGAGTCTGCAAGGTAAAGTTGCACTGGTGACCGGTGCCAGCCGTGGTATCGGCCAGGCCATCGCCCTGGAGCTGGGCCGCAACGGTGCCGTAGTCGTTGGCACCGCCACGTCTGAGGCCGGTGCAGAGCGCATCACCGCGACCCTCAAGGAAAACGGCGTCGAGGGCTTTGGCCTGGCGCTGGACGTTTGCAAGGCCGAGTCCGTGGACGCCGTGCTGGCGACCATCGCCGAGCGCGTCGGCGCCCCGTTGATCCTGGTCAACAATGCCGGCATCACCCGGGATAACCTGATGATGCGCATGAAAGACGACGAGTGGAACGACGTCATCGACACCAACCTCAACAGCCTGTACCGCCTGTCCAAGGGTGTACTGCGCGGCATGACCAAGGCGCGTTGGGGGCGGATCATCAATATCGGTTCGGTTGTCGGTGCCATGGGCAACGTCGGTCAAGTAAACTACGCTTCCGCGAAGGCAGGGCTGGAAGGTTTCAGTCGTGCCCTGGCGCGTGAGCTGGGTTCGCGTGCAGTGACCGTGAATGCGGTGGCGCCAGGCTTCATCGACACCGATATGACTCGCGAGCTGCCTGAAACCCAGCGCGAAGCCCTGCTGACCCAGATTCCCCTGGGGCGTCTGGGCCAGGCACAGGAAATCGCCAATGTGGTGGCTTTCCTGGCGTCCGAAGGTGCAGGTTACGTGACCGGGGCCACCATTCCGGTCAACGGCGGTATGTACATGTAA
- a CDS encoding DNA polymerase III subunit delta' — protein MAEAYPWQAALWQQLAGRARHAHAYLLHGPAGIGKRALAERLMAHLLCQQPGAVGACGQCKACQLLAAGSHPDNFILEPEEDDKPIKVDQVRDLVNFVVQTAQMGGRKVVLIEPVEAMNINAANALLKSLEEPSGNTVLLLVSHQPSRLLPTIKSRCVQQACPLPGEAMSLEWLQAALPDCDEAARRDLLVLAAGSPLLAVKLHGQGVSEQRAMVVEGVKKLLKQQQSPTQLAEGWKDIPLLLLFDWFCDWAHLILRYQLTEDESGLGLADMHKVVQYLAQKSSRDKVLAIQDWVLAQRQKVMAKANLNRVLLLEALLVQWAALPGQA, from the coding sequence GTGGCTGAAGCCTATCCGTGGCAGGCAGCGCTCTGGCAGCAGTTGGCCGGACGTGCCCGGCATGCGCATGCCTACCTGTTGCATGGGCCGGCGGGTATCGGCAAGCGTGCCCTGGCCGAGCGCCTCATGGCTCACCTGTTATGCCAGCAGCCGGGGGCAGTGGGCGCCTGCGGGCAGTGCAAGGCCTGCCAGTTGCTGGCCGCTGGCAGCCACCCGGACAACTTCATCCTCGAACCCGAGGAAGACGACAAGCCGATCAAGGTCGACCAGGTCCGCGACCTGGTCAATTTCGTGGTGCAGACCGCGCAGATGGGCGGGCGCAAGGTGGTGTTGATCGAGCCGGTGGAGGCCATGAACATCAATGCTGCCAACGCCCTGCTGAAGAGCCTCGAAGAGCCCTCGGGCAACACCGTGCTGCTGTTGGTCAGTCACCAGCCCAGCCGTCTGTTGCCGACCATCAAGAGCCGTTGCGTGCAGCAGGCCTGCCCCCTGCCCGGCGAAGCCATGAGCCTGGAGTGGTTGCAGGCCGCGCTGCCCGATTGCGACGAAGCGGCCCGCCGTGACCTGCTGGTGCTGGCGGCGGGCTCGCCGCTGCTGGCGGTCAAGCTGCACGGGCAGGGCGTCAGTGAGCAGCGGGCAATGGTGGTCGAGGGTGTGAAGAAGCTGCTCAAGCAGCAGCAATCGCCCACCCAGCTCGCCGAGGGCTGGAAGGACATTCCGTTGTTGCTGTTGTTCGACTGGTTTTGTGACTGGGCTCACCTGATTCTGCGTTATCAGCTCACCGAGGACGAAAGTGGCCTGGGCCTGGCCGACATGCACAAGGTGGTGCAGTACCTGGCGCAGAAGTCATCGCGCGACAAGGTGCTGGCCATTCAGGACTGGGTGCTGGCCCAGCGTCAGAAGGTCATGGCCAAGGCCAACCTCAACCGTGTGCTGTTGCTCGAAGCCTTGCTGGTGCAGTGGGCAGCGCTGCCCGGACAGGCGTAG
- a CDS encoding TatD family hydrolase: protein MLVDSHCHLDRLDLAQHQGSLDAALQAARERGVGHFLCIGVSADNAAAVKSLAERYDDVDCSVGIHPLDLKPGEEPALDWLLRELDHPRVVAIGETGLDYHYEPEAAELQQASFRLHLQAAGVTGKPVIVHTRAARADTLALLREAALPQAGVLHCFTEDWEMAKAALDLGFYISLSGIVTFRNADALRDVARQVPADRLLVETDSPYLAPIPYRGKPNLPQYVREVAEFLAMLRGESYERFAEQTTANFARLFPLAHVGLPQA, encoded by the coding sequence ATGCTTGTAGATTCCCATTGCCACCTTGATCGTCTCGACCTGGCCCAGCACCAGGGTTCTCTGGATGCTGCACTGCAGGCCGCGCGCGAGCGCGGTGTCGGCCATTTCCTGTGCATCGGCGTAAGTGCCGACAACGCCGCAGCCGTAAAAAGCCTGGCCGAGCGCTACGATGATGTCGATTGCTCGGTGGGTATCCACCCGCTGGACCTCAAGCCGGGCGAAGAGCCAGCCCTGGACTGGCTGCTGCGCGAGCTGGATCACCCTCGCGTGGTGGCGATTGGCGAGACCGGTCTGGATTATCACTACGAGCCCGAGGCCGCCGAGTTGCAGCAGGCGTCGTTCCGTCTGCACCTGCAGGCCGCTGGCGTGACGGGCAAGCCGGTCATCGTGCACACCCGTGCCGCGCGGGCCGACACCCTGGCGCTGCTGCGCGAGGCGGCCTTGCCGCAGGCGGGTGTGCTGCACTGTTTCACCGAAGACTGGGAGATGGCCAAGGCCGCCCTGGACCTGGGTTTCTATATTTCCCTGTCGGGCATCGTGACTTTCCGCAACGCCGATGCGCTGCGCGACGTTGCGCGCCAGGTGCCGGCCGACCGCCTGTTGGTAGAGACCGACTCGCCGTATCTGGCGCCGATACCTTACCGTGGCAAGCCCAACCTGCCGCAGTACGTGCGGGAGGTCGCCGAGTTCCTGGCCATGCTGCGCGGCGAATCGTACGAACGCTTCGCCGAGCAGACCACGGCCAATTTCGCCCGGCTGTTCCCGCTGGCCCACGTAGGCCTGCCCCAGGCCTGA
- the pabC gene encoding aminodeoxychorismate lyase — protein sequence MPAWVDGLAADSLALGNRGLAYGDGVFETLAVKAGVPLLFERHLQRLQSSCERLAIDLDLALIRDEMTRFAAQAGDGVMKLIITRGDSQRGYAPLAGAMPRRILQMSPAASYPPGHAREGIQLFECQTRLAEQPLLAGIKHLNRLEQVMARAEWQDPGFAEGLMRDMSGRPIEGVYSNLFLVRDGKLLSADLARCGVAGVMRAELLDQARTLGIVVEIRDLSMSDLQQADELFVCNSVYGVWPVRGYAGLNWPVGPLTRTLQAVAHSLLGG from the coding sequence ATGCCCGCGTGGGTCGACGGCCTGGCTGCTGACAGCCTAGCCCTGGGTAACCGGGGCCTGGCCTATGGCGACGGGGTATTCGAAACCCTCGCCGTAAAGGCCGGCGTGCCGTTGCTGTTCGAGCGGCACCTGCAGCGCTTGCAATCCTCCTGCGAGCGCCTGGCCATCGATCTGGACCTGGCGCTGATTCGCGACGAGATGACCCGTTTTGCTGCACAGGCAGGCGACGGCGTCATGAAGCTGATCATCACCCGCGGCGACAGCCAGCGCGGCTATGCACCGCTGGCCGGCGCCATGCCCCGGCGCATTCTCCAGATGTCGCCAGCGGCGTCCTATCCGCCCGGCCACGCCCGGGAGGGTATTCAGCTTTTCGAATGCCAGACCCGCCTGGCCGAGCAACCGCTGCTGGCGGGTATCAAGCACCTCAACCGCCTGGAGCAGGTCATGGCTCGTGCCGAATGGCAGGACCCCGGGTTTGCCGAAGGGCTGATGCGCGACATGTCGGGCCGGCCCATCGAAGGGGTGTACAGCAACCTGTTTCTGGTGCGAGATGGCAAACTGCTCAGCGCCGACCTGGCGCGCTGTGGCGTGGCCGGGGTGATGCGTGCCGAACTGCTCGATCAGGCACGAACCCTGGGGATCGTGGTCGAAATCCGCGACCTGTCGATGTCTGACCTGCAGCAGGCGGACGAACTCTTCGTATGCAACAGCGTATATGGTGTCTGGCCCGTTCGCGGCTATGCCGGCCTGAACTGGCCGGTAGGGCCGCTCACCCGTACACTGCAGGCTGTTGCGCACTCACTACTGGGTGGCTGA
- the acpP gene encoding acyl carrier protein: MSTIEERVKKIVAEQLGVKEEEVKPESSFVEDLGADSLDTVELVMALEEEFETEIPDEEAEKITTVQAAIDYVNSHQA; the protein is encoded by the coding sequence ATGAGCACCATCGAAGAACGCGTCAAGAAAATCGTTGCCGAGCAACTTGGCGTCAAAGAAGAAGAAGTAAAACCTGAATCTTCTTTTGTTGAAGACCTGGGCGCTGACTCCCTGGACACCGTTGAGCTGGTGATGGCTCTGGAAGAGGAATTCGAGACCGAAATCCCTGACGAAGAAGCCGAGAAGATCACCACCGTTCAGGCTGCCATCGACTACGTGAACAGCCACCAGGCCTGA